In the Quercus lobata isolate SW786 chromosome 5, ValleyOak3.0 Primary Assembly, whole genome shotgun sequence genome, one interval contains:
- the LOC115990218 gene encoding receptor-like protein EIX2, which produces MLVDLNPKWNSWEGVITEAHLMNLTRIKYFIVTTDKNQSLIFNVTYDWVPPFKLKYLELDSYLIGSKFPLWLQVQSELTTFTLRNVGISGTILEDWFSMISSQLTHLDLSNNQIIGKFPHHLVFSKVTSFDLSYNRFKGPIPLCFTNVVKLFLQSNFFSSPIPKNIGDQMPKLQLLDLSKNHLYGTIPLSIRKMKYLSVLYLGKNQLLGELPYHWNESYLEVVDIAYNNLFGKNSKFNGFLEFP; this is translated from the coding sequence ATGCTAGTCGATTTGAATCCTAAATGGAATTCTTGGGAAGGTGTCATAACAGAAGCCCATTTGATGAATCTtacaagaataaaatattttatagtaacAACTGATAAAAACCAATCTCTAATTTTCAATGTGACATATGACTGGGTTCCTCCTTTCAAGCTCAAATATCTTGAACTAGATAGTTATCTCATTGGCTCAAAATTTCCCTTATGGCTTCAAGTTCAAAGTGAGCTTACAACATTCACCCTTAGAAATGTTGGAATCTCCGGAACTATACTTGAAGATTGGTTCTCTATGATATCTTCTCAACTCACTCACTTGGATCTATCGAACAATCAGATCATCGGGAAGTTTCCGCACCACTTAGTATTTTCAAAGGTAACTTCTTTTGATCTAAGTTATAATCGCTTCAAGGGCCCTATCCCACTTTGTTTTACAAATGTGGTCAAACTATTTCTTCAAAGTAATTTCTTTTCAAGTCCAATCCCGAAAAATATTGGTGATCAAATGCCAAAGTTGCAATTGTTAGATCTTTCAAAGAACCACCTTTATGGTACAATTCCCTTGTCAATACGGAAAATGAAATATCTTAGTGTTCTTTACCTCGGGAAAAATCAACTTTTAGGGGAGCTCCCCTATCATTGGAATGAGTCATACCTAGAAGTTGTGGATATTGCATACAACAACCTATTTGGAAAAAATTCCAAGTTCAATGGGTTTCTTGAGTTCCCTTGA